In Amycolatopsis sulphurea, one genomic interval encodes:
- a CDS encoding pyrimidine reductase family protein, with product MVAVRSVWPPSPGGRGDGPALSDVDLERIYGYPPACPGPFVQVNFVASADGAVAVDDLSAGLSNPADKRVFLLARDLADVILVGAGTAGAEGYRGARTNPVRAARRERLGRSPVPPVAVVTRSGALDPAAPLFTDTRVPPIVLTTARADTAVLTRAGAEVLICGEDDVDLKRALALLSERGLRRIDCEGGPRLFASLAAAGLVDQLCLTVAPILAGGGARRIAAGPAVVPPQGLELASVLVEDSAVLLRYRRYPG from the coding sequence ATGGTCGCTGTGCGGAGCGTGTGGCCACCATCACCGGGAGGGCGCGGGGACGGCCCCGCGCTCTCCGATGTGGACCTGGAACGGATCTACGGCTATCCGCCGGCCTGCCCGGGGCCGTTCGTCCAGGTCAACTTCGTCGCGTCGGCGGACGGGGCGGTCGCCGTGGACGACCTGTCCGCAGGGCTGTCGAATCCCGCGGACAAGCGGGTTTTCCTGCTCGCCCGCGACCTCGCCGACGTGATCCTCGTCGGCGCGGGCACGGCCGGTGCGGAGGGTTATCGAGGAGCGCGCACGAACCCCGTCCGGGCCGCCCGTCGCGAGCGCCTCGGCCGCTCCCCCGTGCCGCCCGTGGCAGTGGTCACCCGCAGCGGCGCGCTCGACCCGGCCGCGCCGCTGTTCACCGACACGCGTGTGCCGCCGATCGTGCTCACCACCGCCCGTGCCGACACGGCCGTGCTCACTCGCGCAGGCGCCGAAGTCCTCATCTGCGGAGAGGACGACGTGGACCTGAAGCGGGCGCTCGCCCTGCTCTCCGAACGCGGTCTACGGCGCATCGATTGCGAAGGCGGGCCACGGTTGTTCGCTTCGCTCGCCGCTGCCGGTCTCGTCGACCAGCTGTGCCTCACCGTCGCGCCGATACTCGCCGGCGGCGGTGCCAGACGGATCGCGGCCGGCCCGGCGGTCGTCCCGCCGCAAGGGCTGGAGCTGGCGTCGGTTCTCGTCGAGGACAGCGCCGTGCTGCTGCGCTACCGGCGGTACCCAGGCTGA
- the zapE gene encoding cell division protein ZapE — protein MPPAALTDRFPELGADELIESLVPPPRFGEARFGTYLPNPDEPSQVAAVEACSAFAARIGEGSAKKSRLRSLFGGGAAAPAGPMGLYLDGGFGVGKTHLLASTWHEAPGPKAYGTFVELTHLVGALGFGEAVRRLSAHRLLAIDEFELDDPGDTTLVGRLLQELTDAGVHVAATSNTLPDKLGEGRFAADDFLREIQALSRRFTVVRVDGPDYRHRGLPDAPPPVGDEELAASAAAHEGSTLDEFGALADHLARLHPSRYGKLLNGVSRVHLARVTPAPDQNVGLRLVAFADRLYDRAIPVVVSGVPLPELFGEEMVNGGYRKKYLRAVSRLTALARDAVSAPPAAR, from the coding sequence ATGCCCCCAGCTGCCCTGACCGACCGGTTTCCCGAGCTCGGGGCCGACGAACTGATCGAGTCCCTGGTGCCGCCGCCGCGGTTCGGCGAGGCCCGGTTCGGCACCTACCTGCCCAACCCGGACGAGCCCAGCCAGGTCGCCGCGGTCGAGGCGTGCTCGGCGTTCGCCGCGCGGATCGGCGAAGGCTCGGCCAAGAAGTCCCGGCTGCGTTCGCTGTTCGGTGGCGGTGCGGCGGCCCCGGCCGGGCCGATGGGCCTCTACCTCGACGGCGGTTTCGGGGTCGGCAAGACTCACCTGCTTGCCTCCACCTGGCACGAAGCTCCCGGCCCCAAGGCGTACGGCACTTTCGTGGAGCTGACCCACCTGGTCGGCGCGCTCGGTTTCGGCGAGGCCGTGCGGCGGTTGTCGGCGCACCGGCTGCTCGCGATCGACGAGTTCGAGCTGGACGACCCCGGTGACACCACGCTGGTCGGCCGGCTGCTGCAGGAGCTGACCGACGCCGGCGTGCACGTCGCCGCGACGTCGAACACGCTGCCGGACAAGCTGGGCGAAGGCCGGTTCGCCGCGGACGACTTCCTGCGCGAGATCCAGGCGCTGTCCCGGCGGTTCACCGTGGTCCGGGTGGACGGGCCGGATTACCGCCACCGCGGTCTGCCCGACGCTCCGCCGCCGGTCGGGGACGAGGAGCTGGCCGCGTCCGCGGCGGCGCACGAAGGGTCCACTTTGGACGAATTCGGCGCGCTGGCCGATCACTTGGCGCGGCTGCATCCGTCGCGGTACGGGAAGCTGCTGAACGGGGTGAGCCGGGTGCACCTCGCGCGGGTGACCCCGGCGCCGGACCAGAACGTGGGGCTGCGCCTGGTCGCCTTCGCCGACCGGCTCTACGACCGGGCGATCCCGGTGGTGGTGTCCGGGGTGCCGCTGCCCGAACTGTTCGGCGAGGAGATGGTCAACGGCGGCTACCGCAAGAAGTACCTGCGTGCCGTCAGCCGGTTGACGGCGCTGGCACGCGACGCGGTATCAGCACCGCCCGCAGCCCGGTGA